From Paenibacillus sp. PK3_47, the proteins below share one genomic window:
- a CDS encoding discoidin domain-containing protein → MTELSASSNTGPEIPEGTVLWQLGQNDGSAQEFTAAGSSGALEVFNVASSKATAASLQKVPSGLKGDSNPEFSIQYELDKIPANGVLFRVSILDAYKSVPQMSVFSNRQLSGIIQIAGVSGTDSEYSFRKSYELYIPKEQLVTGTNELKLQAARGMYSSNLEDKYNWWTWDSLSLESLKSPVNEPIHGSYTLTGTMVNNKQFYFDEGAVTHLPYVMKWLGVAYSGNIMRTSCASDVGRSCSNMLDYYKVLKDYNMQGVAMYLHSGNIVLDADGSLPEDAEKKLTDYFNQYSPYFQYYEVDNEPGLFNRSKAVNLAIADWLNEKGKTIAPHLQTVAPGWAYWPSYNTDSCGNQKKGAAVQQCGDPDGWERDPEQRNELEEVTDLTNGHSYGASYVHSDGGSFTENLKTFGGAADGLEKKMLTTEFGTSDTHVDAKEYGAAERTAASFDRIMRAHIGYADMFVQHAAFFKDFSLFKYGFNLEEHDPAKTEIYYTKEAEDSRVSIMRRLSLAYATHGAPLGYQITNKDALADKLVYVRAVDTSTLEPLAGSGATSNKVLVNFVNFEDTEQTVTVKVSMPEKTVYEGERFGNGDTYEEARSYVTGLSASPTLEFTETLAPGEAVQYILEPSLEVADAAPQNFKAAAVKGLSVKLNWLEAPGASYEVLRADGSGGDLKVVASDVRTTEYTDKKLQEGTLYTYAVRVKGSQAMSDKVQITATGLVPLNRSEWKVSSNISADVSYPGGAIDGDRRTRWSTGKHQASGEYFQIDLGAAHTVEAVELDYTLSDYDYPRGYQLYISDDAKNWRMIASGKGQREKTKIAFSPVKTRYIKILQTGSGGNYWSIQELQVYSRE, encoded by the coding sequence ATGACCGAATTGTCGGCATCGAGTAACACGGGACCGGAAATTCCCGAGGGAACTGTGCTTTGGCAATTAGGGCAGAATGACGGCTCCGCACAAGAATTTACTGCAGCAGGTTCCTCCGGTGCCTTGGAGGTTTTTAATGTTGCCTCTTCCAAGGCTACAGCAGCTTCGCTGCAAAAAGTCCCTTCCGGCCTCAAGGGCGACAGTAATCCTGAATTTAGCATTCAATACGAACTGGATAAGATCCCGGCTAACGGGGTCTTATTTCGCGTGAGCATCCTCGATGCCTACAAATCAGTGCCGCAAATGAGTGTGTTCTCCAACAGGCAGCTGTCAGGAATTATCCAGATTGCCGGTGTTTCCGGAACGGACAGCGAATACAGCTTCCGCAAATCCTATGAATTGTACATTCCGAAGGAACAGCTGGTCACCGGGACCAATGAACTGAAGCTGCAGGCAGCCCGGGGGATGTATTCCTCCAATCTGGAGGATAAATACAACTGGTGGACCTGGGATTCCCTGAGTCTGGAGTCGCTGAAGTCTCCCGTTAATGAGCCCATTCACGGAAGCTACACGCTGACAGGCACTATGGTGAACAACAAGCAGTTTTATTTTGATGAAGGTGCGGTAACCCATTTGCCCTATGTCATGAAATGGCTGGGTGTGGCTTACAGCGGCAACATTATGCGCACCAGCTGCGCCAGTGACGTCGGCCGTTCCTGTTCTAACATGCTGGATTACTATAAGGTGCTTAAGGATTACAACATGCAGGGAGTTGCCATGTATTTGCACAGCGGCAATATCGTGCTTGATGCGGACGGCTCACTTCCGGAGGATGCGGAAAAGAAGCTGACCGATTACTTTAATCAATACAGCCCGTATTTCCAGTACTATGAGGTCGACAATGAGCCGGGGTTGTTTAACCGTTCCAAGGCAGTGAATCTGGCCATTGCTGACTGGCTGAATGAAAAGGGCAAAACCATCGCTCCGCACCTGCAGACGGTGGCGCCTGGCTGGGCTTATTGGCCGAGCTACAATACGGACTCCTGCGGCAACCAAAAGAAGGGTGCAGCAGTACAGCAGTGCGGTGATCCGGACGGCTGGGAGCGGGATCCAGAGCAGCGTAATGAGCTGGAGGAAGTCACCGATCTGACCAATGGCCATTCTTACGGTGCTTCTTACGTTCACAGTGACGGAGGCAGCTTTACCGAGAATCTCAAAACCTTCGGCGGAGCCGCTGACGGGCTCGAGAAAAAAATGCTGACCACCGAATTCGGAACCTCGGATACTCATGTGGATGCCAAAGAATACGGGGCTGCCGAGCGTACCGCAGCATCCTTTGACCGGATTATGCGCGCTCACATCGGTTATGCGGATATGTTCGTGCAGCATGCGGCATTTTTCAAGGATTTCAGTCTCTTTAAATACGGGTTTAACCTGGAGGAGCATGATCCGGCTAAAACCGAAATTTACTACACCAAGGAAGCAGAGGATTCCCGGGTCAGCATTATGAGAAGGCTTAGTCTGGCTTATGCTACACACGGGGCTCCGTTAGGCTATCAGATCACGAACAAAGATGCATTAGCTGACAAGCTTGTCTACGTCCGGGCAGTGGATACGTCCACACTTGAGCCTTTGGCGGGAAGCGGAGCGACTTCGAACAAGGTATTGGTCAACTTCGTTAATTTTGAAGATACAGAACAGACCGTCACCGTTAAGGTGAGCATGCCGGAGAAGACAGTATATGAGGGAGAGCGCTTCGGCAACGGGGATACTTATGAAGAGGCGCGCAGCTATGTGACAGGCTTAAGTGCTTCGCCTACGCTGGAGTTTACCGAAACCCTGGCTCCCGGAGAAGCAGTACAGTATATTCTTGAACCCTCTCTTGAAGTGGCGGATGCCGCACCGCAGAATTTCAAAGCCGCTGCAGTAAAAGGATTGTCCGTTAAATTGAACTGGCTGGAGGCCCCTGGAGCAAGCTATGAAGTGCTCCGGGCCGACGGCTCCGGCGGAGATTTGAAAGTGGTTGCGTCCGATGTCCGGACTACGGAATACACCGACAAGAAGCTGCAGGAAGGCACACTGTACACTTATGCAGTCAGAGTTAAAGGATCTCAAGCCATGTCGGATAAGGTACAGATTACAGCCACAGGGCTGGTGCCGCTCAACCGTTCGGAATGGAAGGTATCCTCAAATATTAGTGCAGATGTTTCTTACCCCGGAGGTGCGATTGACGGAGACAGGCGGACACGCTGGTCAACCGGTAAGCATCAGGCATCCGGAGAGTACTTCCAGATTGATCTGGGCGCAGCCCATACCGTAGAAGCCGTTGAGCTTGACTACACATTATCCGACTATGATTATCCGCGGGGGTATCAGCTTTATATTTCGGATGATGCAAAGAATTGGCGTATGATTGCATCCGGAAAAGGCCAGCGGGAGAAAACTAAAATCGCATTTTCTCCAGTAAAAACACGGTATATTAAGATTCTCCAGACCGGGTCTGGGGGGAATTACTGGTCGATTCAAGAGCTGCAGGTATATTCCAGGGAATAA
- a CDS encoding DNA starvation/stationary phase protection protein, with protein sequence MSTQIKNQTELYAALNRQTANWTLLGVKLHHYHWYVSGSHFFTLHAKFEELYNEAAGYVDELAERLLAIGGQPASTMTQYLALSSLKEAAGGESAKEMVTQLINDFATIAEELKDSISAAEELSDQPTADLLIGIRSSVEKTSWMLNAYLA encoded by the coding sequence ATGAGTACTCAAATTAAAAATCAGACTGAACTGTATGCTGCCTTGAACCGCCAGACTGCCAACTGGACCCTGCTCGGAGTGAAGTTACATCATTACCACTGGTATGTCAGCGGTTCGCATTTTTTCACGCTGCATGCCAAATTTGAAGAACTCTACAATGAAGCTGCAGGCTATGTCGATGAGCTGGCTGAACGACTGCTTGCAATCGGCGGACAACCTGCCTCCACTATGACCCAATACTTAGCCCTTTCCAGCCTGAAGGAAGCTGCAGGCGGAGAAAGCGCCAAAGAAATGGTTACCCAGCTGATCAATGATTTTGCTACGATTGCTGAAGAACTGAAAGATTCAATCTCCGCTGCAGAAGAGCTGAGCGATCAGCCTACTGCTGATCTCCTGATCGGCATCAGAAGCAGTGTGGAGAAAACCTCCTGGATGCTGAATGCCTATCTGGCTTAA
- a CDS encoding AIM24 family protein: protein MNVDVQDEGDSGSGQAVAFTVGENEEVHVLHPQQIIAYQGPSSGRADRLMDVKGMYRKRKMIRSDMSGPCRFVAALPPGYRVKTLQLDGKSDLLYDFRHLFFYTKGISMETRVLSMKNMLITRDVIKVKFSGFGSIGILTEGTVCEAELHPTQPLYVDAGSIVAYPENAKLELTVYGNHLASQHMSYHWKMTGHGPVLFQAGRQSRRFERDNNEDGIIKRFLREALPFGGVFIK from the coding sequence ATGAACGTTGATGTCCAGGATGAAGGCGACAGCGGCAGCGGACAAGCTGTTGCTTTTACAGTCGGAGAGAATGAAGAGGTTCATGTGCTGCACCCGCAGCAGATTATAGCTTACCAGGGCCCGTCATCCGGCCGTGCGGACCGGCTTATGGATGTTAAGGGAATGTACCGCAAGCGCAAGATGATCCGCTCCGATATGTCCGGCCCCTGCCGGTTCGTCGCTGCACTTCCTCCCGGATACCGTGTGAAGACGCTGCAGCTTGACGGTAAAAGTGATCTGCTGTACGACTTCAGGCACTTGTTCTTCTACACCAAAGGAATTTCCATGGAGACAAGGGTTTTGAGCATGAAGAACATGCTGATTACGCGTGATGTAATAAAGGTAAAGTTCAGCGGATTTGGCAGCATAGGCATTCTTACCGAAGGAACGGTATGCGAAGCTGAGCTTCACCCGACCCAGCCGCTCTACGTGGACGCAGGAAGCATCGTTGCCTATCCCGAAAATGCCAAACTGGAACTCACTGTCTACGGCAATCATTTGGCCAGCCAGCATATGAGTTACCATTGGAAGATGACCGGTCACGGTCCGGTGCTGTTTCAGGCGGGACGCCAGAGCAGACGCTTTGAACGTGATAATAATGAGGACGGGATCATCAAACGTTTTTTGCGTGAGGCCCTGCCGTTCGGCGGAGTATTCATTAAGTGA
- a CDS encoding M50 family metallopeptidase produces MNKWLKTILFLAGSALLTRFIPFSSLFRNLDTMIHEFGHALVTLLLSGRVLRIELYADHSGVTYSAIGAGVKAMAVSLAGYPLASLFSLLLFYLYRKEQHRWGLMLASTVALIMLLLYVRGSFGMLWLSGFILLNIAVMMLLPKFSKYYYLFLAFLTLEESVAGTLVLVTASIFSPSGAGDAANLARMTPLPAILWALLFMLFSLLCAKWALGLFFQKESLRSKAGSR; encoded by the coding sequence ATGAATAAATGGCTGAAAACCATACTGTTTTTGGCTGGCTCTGCGCTGTTAACCCGGTTTATCCCGTTCTCATCCTTGTTCCGCAATCTCGATACCATGATTCATGAATTTGGTCATGCGCTGGTCACCCTGCTGCTGTCAGGCCGTGTACTGCGGATTGAACTGTATGCCGATCACAGCGGTGTAACCTACTCGGCGATAGGTGCCGGGGTCAAGGCAATGGCTGTATCACTGGCCGGATATCCGCTGGCTTCGTTATTTTCCCTCCTGCTGTTCTACCTGTACAGAAAAGAACAGCACCGCTGGGGCCTGATGCTGGCCAGTACGGTTGCGCTGATCATGCTTCTGCTGTATGTACGGGGCAGCTTCGGAATGCTCTGGCTAAGCGGATTTATACTGCTGAATATAGCCGTAATGATGCTCTTGCCCAAATTCAGCAAATATTATTATTTATTTTTGGCCTTTCTGACATTGGAGGAATCTGTTGCAGGTACGCTTGTTCTGGTAACAGCATCCATATTTTCGCCTTCCGGTGCAGGGGATGCGGCTAATTTAGCCAGAATGACTCCACTGCCTGCCATTTTGTGGGCACTCCTTTTCATGCTTTTTTCCCTGCTCTGCGCAAAATGGGCGCTGGGGCTCTTTTTTCAGAAGGAAAGCTTGCGGAGTAAGGCGGGGAGCCGCTAA